One Clavibacter zhangzhiyongii genomic region harbors:
- a CDS encoding S26 family signal peptidase: protein MTDIQDRSTGPATDSGRTDASGRTDASAIDALELDLLELDLLELDVVELEPVDRDAVALDVVTEEADHDPASSALPARGAARRAARTSRSFRRRTVVMWTATVLLTLLVAATLLFQASGGRWFVVQTPSMGTTAPVGTLLLTTPVLVEDVQPGDVVSFHPSTTPDETYTHRVIAVDADGLTTQGDINGAVDPWKTDQHHLIGQATTILPGFGWLAKGLPLMLAGLVIVTILTRLIASPTHRASMRMLGGSLVAALTVFVLKPFVGLVVLDAVTAGTDVRATIVNTGLLPIRVAAEGGTATSVVSGAVSTITAPAGEAGQFHDISSTLDLPLWGWVVFYGLCAVPLLYTLVVGLPAEKEGRRA from the coding sequence ATGACCGACATCCAGGACCGCTCCACCGGCCCCGCGACCGACTCCGGCCGCACGGACGCCTCCGGCCGCACGGACGCCTCCGCGATCGACGCCCTCGAGCTCGACCTCCTCGAGCTGGACCTCCTCGAGCTCGACGTCGTCGAGCTGGAGCCCGTCGACCGGGATGCCGTCGCCCTGGACGTCGTCACGGAGGAGGCGGACCACGACCCCGCCTCCTCCGCCCTCCCCGCGCGCGGCGCCGCCCGTCGCGCCGCGCGCACCTCCCGCTCCTTCCGCCGCCGCACCGTCGTGATGTGGACGGCCACCGTCCTCCTCACGCTCCTCGTCGCGGCGACGCTCCTCTTCCAGGCCTCCGGCGGCCGCTGGTTCGTCGTCCAGACCCCCTCGATGGGCACCACGGCCCCCGTCGGCACGCTGCTGCTCACCACCCCCGTGCTCGTCGAGGACGTCCAGCCCGGCGACGTCGTGAGCTTCCACCCCTCCACGACCCCCGACGAGACCTACACGCACCGCGTCATCGCGGTCGACGCCGACGGCCTCACCACGCAGGGCGACATCAACGGCGCGGTGGATCCGTGGAAGACCGACCAGCACCACCTCATCGGCCAGGCCACCACGATCCTCCCCGGCTTCGGCTGGCTCGCGAAGGGCCTGCCGCTGATGCTCGCGGGCCTCGTCATCGTGACGATCCTCACCCGCCTCATCGCCTCGCCCACGCACCGCGCCTCGATGCGCATGCTCGGCGGATCCCTCGTCGCGGCCCTCACCGTCTTCGTCCTGAAGCCCTTCGTCGGCCTCGTCGTCCTCGACGCCGTCACCGCCGGCACCGACGTGCGCGCCACCATCGTCAACACCGGCCTCCTGCCCATCCGGGTCGCGGCCGAGGGCGGCACCGCCACCTCCGTCGTCTCCGGCGCGGTCAGCACGATCACGGCCCCTGCGGGCGAGGCCGGCCAGTTCCACGACATCTCCTCCACCCTCGACCTGCCGCTCTGGGGCTGGGTCGTCTTCTACGGCCTCTGCGCCGTCCCCCTCCTCTACACGCTCGTCGTCGGCCTCCCCGCCGAGAAGGAGGGGCGCCGCGCATGA
- a CDS encoding LamG domain-containing protein, which yields MSVVARLLRRTAASDAPAGPRRASRLAGIAAAVSAAALGAVLLLAPGTNGAYTASIRNTNNTAASSAAFFTCSSAFAADRADALFAYPLNEATGSTTAVDAATGAYPGTYRGAMASDTTSTRACPRDTGGAYVLDGSDFVTNALQARGPAVFSTEVWFKTTVKGGKLIGFGNSQSGSSSAYDRHTYISTTGQLAFGTYNGGYQTIVSPASVADGAWHHVVATMSSAGMVLYLDGARVAGNAAFTAPESNSGYWRIGYDNTSGWPNAGSAYFVGSMRFAAVYKTALTPAQVQAHYTAGR from the coding sequence ATGAGCGTCGTCGCCCGCCTCCTCCGCCGCACCGCCGCATCCGACGCGCCCGCCGGCCCCCGCCGCGCCTCGCGCCTCGCCGGCATCGCCGCGGCCGTCTCCGCCGCCGCCCTCGGCGCCGTGCTGCTCCTCGCGCCCGGCACGAACGGCGCGTACACCGCCTCCATCAGGAACACGAACAACACGGCCGCGTCGTCCGCCGCCTTCTTCACCTGCTCGAGCGCCTTCGCGGCCGACCGGGCCGACGCGCTGTTCGCCTACCCGCTCAACGAGGCGACGGGATCCACGACCGCCGTCGACGCGGCGACCGGCGCCTACCCCGGCACCTACCGCGGTGCCATGGCGAGCGACACGACCAGCACGCGGGCCTGCCCCCGCGACACCGGCGGCGCGTACGTGCTCGACGGCTCCGACTTCGTCACCAACGCCCTGCAGGCCCGCGGCCCGGCCGTGTTCAGCACCGAGGTGTGGTTCAAGACGACCGTCAAGGGCGGCAAGCTCATCGGCTTCGGCAACTCGCAGTCCGGCTCGTCGTCGGCCTACGACCGCCACACCTACATCTCCACGACGGGCCAGCTGGCGTTCGGCACCTACAACGGCGGGTACCAGACGATCGTGAGCCCCGCCAGCGTCGCCGACGGCGCCTGGCACCACGTCGTGGCCACGATGTCGTCCGCGGGCATGGTGCTCTACCTCGACGGCGCGCGCGTCGCCGGCAACGCCGCCTTCACGGCGCCCGAGAGCAACAGCGGCTACTGGCGGATCGGCTACGACAACACGTCGGGCTGGCCGAACGCGGGATCCGCCTACTTCGTCGGCAGCATGCGCTTCGCCGCGGTCTACAAGACGGCGCTCACGCCGGCGCAGGTGCAGGCCCACTACACCGCCGGCCGCTGA
- a CDS encoding nuclear transport factor 2 family protein: MNVQRTPASLLLRGTAALAGVVVLAGCQAPGLASASPGSAPDATSAVAASASAGDGGTTADRADSATEDANAEVISTLFETAFPDPGSDAAQAAALAAVAPDATAHGTGAKAGPGGVLAGFDAAHQRVPGAQAVIKHIAADGDLVAVHWQVASNPDDERTGEAAVDLFRLADGKVTETWSFDQPIAQGTPASGNTNTMFSDLYRGSDDQAPPTEQQEEADRQLAVGAYDTLFRDHDASVLDRSFDPAYLQHNAVAANGTAALKAFFSGGAQFPAQQSVISIADGDLVWTFSQPVGAKADDPFLAADIFRVDGGLIREHWDVVPAS, translated from the coding sequence ATGAACGTTCAACGAACCCCCGCATCCCTGCTCCTCCGCGGCACGGCCGCCCTCGCCGGAGTGGTGGTCCTCGCCGGCTGCCAGGCCCCCGGGCTGGCGTCCGCCTCGCCCGGGTCCGCCCCCGACGCGACCTCCGCCGTCGCGGCATCCGCCTCCGCGGGCGACGGCGGCACCACGGCCGACCGCGCCGACTCCGCCACGGAGGACGCGAACGCCGAGGTCATCTCGACGCTCTTCGAGACGGCGTTCCCCGACCCCGGATCCGACGCCGCGCAGGCCGCCGCCCTCGCGGCCGTCGCCCCCGACGCCACGGCGCACGGCACGGGCGCGAAGGCCGGCCCCGGCGGCGTCCTCGCCGGGTTCGACGCCGCGCACCAGCGCGTCCCCGGCGCCCAGGCCGTCATCAAGCACATTGCGGCCGACGGCGACCTCGTCGCCGTGCACTGGCAGGTCGCCTCGAACCCGGACGACGAGCGCACCGGCGAGGCCGCGGTCGACCTCTTCCGCCTCGCCGACGGCAAGGTCACCGAGACCTGGTCCTTCGACCAGCCCATCGCGCAGGGCACCCCCGCGAGCGGCAACACCAACACGATGTTCAGCGACCTCTACCGGGGATCCGACGACCAGGCCCCGCCCACCGAGCAGCAGGAGGAGGCGGACCGGCAGCTGGCCGTGGGCGCCTACGACACCCTGTTCCGGGATCACGACGCGAGCGTGCTCGACCGCTCGTTCGACCCGGCCTACCTCCAGCACAACGCCGTCGCGGCGAACGGCACGGCGGCGCTGAAGGCGTTCTTCTCGGGCGGCGCGCAGTTCCCGGCGCAGCAGTCCGTCATCTCGATCGCGGACGGCGACCTCGTCTGGACCTTCTCGCAGCCCGTGGGCGCGAAGGCGGACGACCCGTTCCTCGCCGCGGACATCTTCCGCGTCGACGGCGGCCTCATCCGCGAGCACTGGGACGTGGTGCCCGCGAGCTGA
- a CDS encoding TasA family protein: MAGARHRAAPAPAADPATPLPHGRRAAARPAGSARRLRPLLVPAIAVALAIAGSGTAYAVLADRATTSTTVGAGAVELDWGGGGADQLAVPVTGLRPGDAQVRLVDLANTGTVAAPQLMLTLGGTPVASTSDGLQVALDRCSVAWTGAPGTATCAGTITAVAADRPAQGRVALADSPARAVGGRDHLRLTVRLATSAPPAAQGVGGSVTLRVDGEQRPGTQR, encoded by the coding sequence ATGGCCGGCGCCCGGCACCGCGCCGCACCCGCGCCCGCCGCGGATCCCGCGACCCCCCTCCCCCACGGCCGCCGCGCCGCCGCGCGCCCGGCCGGCTCCGCCCGCCGCCTCCGCCCGCTGCTCGTCCCCGCGATCGCCGTCGCCCTCGCGATCGCGGGTTCCGGCACCGCCTACGCCGTGCTCGCCGACCGCGCGACCACCTCCACGACCGTGGGCGCCGGCGCCGTCGAGCTCGACTGGGGCGGCGGCGGCGCGGATCAGCTCGCCGTGCCGGTGACGGGCCTCCGCCCCGGCGACGCGCAGGTGCGGCTGGTCGACCTCGCCAACACGGGCACGGTCGCCGCCCCGCAGCTGATGCTGACCCTCGGCGGCACCCCGGTCGCGAGCACCTCCGACGGCCTGCAGGTCGCGCTCGACCGCTGCTCCGTCGCCTGGACCGGCGCCCCGGGCACCGCCACCTGCGCGGGCACGATCACCGCCGTGGCCGCCGACCGCCCGGCGCAGGGCCGCGTCGCGCTGGCGGACTCGCCCGCGCGCGCGGTCGGCGGCCGCGACCACCTGCGCCTCACGGTCCGGCTCGCGACCTCCGCGCCGCCGGCCGCGCAGGGCGTCGGCGGATCCGTGACGCTCCGGGTCGACGGCGAGCAGCGCCCGGGCACGCAGCGCTGA